A stretch of Desulfovibrio desulfuricans DSM 642 DNA encodes these proteins:
- a CDS encoding DegT/DnrJ/EryC1/StrS family aminotransferase translates to MDLKVNFSGRAIRYTEEEIAVVVEVMRNADTLTQGVHMRDFESKFASYQGVAPGSCFVTMNGVSALELSAQLCRFKPGDEVVMPSHTFTASAYPYIKKGATMAWADVDLLTRVVTAESIEKAITPRTKAVVVVHLYGYVADMVGIAALCKKRGLILIEDAAQSIGSELNGKKAGSFGDMAVFSFHSHKNLTTLGEGGMLYVRDPKLAGLVPTLRHNGHCGYDFERPDYWKPAMGNVDLPMLDGEPLQPNNYCLGEVECALGAKLLERIDTINDEKRARALRFIDALADFPELEFHREDSRRHNYHLLAARMTTGTKARDRFIRAMFNEKGVKCVVQYIPLDRYDYYRRLGMGKADCPNADTFFDAMISFPFQHWLTDEEFDYMLASTREVLASLR, encoded by the coding sequence CGAGGTCATGCGCAATGCCGACACGCTCACCCAGGGCGTGCACATGCGTGATTTTGAGAGCAAGTTTGCCAGTTACCAGGGCGTTGCCCCAGGCAGCTGCTTTGTGACCATGAACGGCGTTTCGGCTCTGGAGCTTTCGGCCCAGCTGTGCCGCTTCAAGCCCGGCGATGAAGTGGTCATGCCTTCGCACACCTTTACGGCCTCCGCCTACCCCTACATTAAAAAAGGCGCCACAATGGCCTGGGCTGACGTTGACCTTCTGACCCGGGTCGTTACGGCCGAAAGCATCGAAAAAGCCATTACGCCCCGCACCAAGGCCGTTGTGGTGGTGCATCTGTACGGTTATGTGGCAGACATGGTCGGCATTGCCGCCCTGTGCAAAAAGCGTGGGCTTATCCTCATTGAAGACGCGGCCCAATCCATCGGTTCCGAGCTGAACGGCAAAAAGGCTGGCAGCTTCGGCGACATGGCCGTTTTTTCCTTCCATTCGCACAAAAATCTTACCACCCTTGGCGAGGGCGGCATGCTCTATGTGCGCGATCCCAAGCTGGCGGGCCTGGTGCCCACCCTGCGCCACAACGGGCATTGCGGCTATGATTTTGAGCGGCCCGACTACTGGAAGCCCGCCATGGGCAACGTTGATCTGCCCATGCTGGACGGGGAGCCACTGCAACCCAACAACTATTGTCTTGGCGAAGTGGAATGTGCGCTGGGGGCAAAGCTGCTTGAGCGTATCGACACCATCAATGACGAAAAGCGCGCCCGCGCCCTGCGCTTCATTGATGCGCTGGCGGACTTTCCCGAGCTGGAGTTCCACCGCGAGGACTCGCGCCGCCACAACTACCACCTGCTCGCTGCGCGCATGACCACGGGCACCAAAGCCCGCGACCGCTTTATACGCGCCATGTTCAACGAAAAAGGCGTGAAGTGCGTGGTGCAGTATATTCCGCTCGACCGTTACGATTACTACCGCCGTTTGGGCATGGGCAAGGCCGACTGCCCCAATGCCGACACATTCTTTGACGCCATGATTTCCTTCCCCTTCCAGCACTGGCTGACGGATGAGGAATTTGACTACATGCTGGCTTCCACCCGCGAGGTTCTGGCCAGCCTGCGCTAA